The Prochlorococcus sp. MIT 1341 genomic interval GCAAGGCCAATTGGAGTTAAGAGTTTTGCATTTACCTTTAGGTAAGGACCCTGATGAGTTTTTGCAGGTTAATTCCCCTGGTGAATACAGGGCATTGCTTGACCAAGCTCCCCTTTGGCTCGATTGGCAGATTGAACAAGCTTTTCAAGGAAATGATTTAACAAACGCTGATGAGTTTCAAAAAGTTGTTGGTGCTCTTGTTGAGCTCTTAGGAAAGCTTCCTCAGACAGCTGTTCGAACTCATTATTTGCAAAAGGTTGCTGAGCGTTTAAGTGGCGGGCAAGGACGCATGGCCTTGCAGCTTGAGGAGGATCTTCGACAACAGGTAAAAGGTCAGCGTTGGCACGGTAGGTCGAGTCGCTTTGAGCAACCAGGTGAGGCGTCTCAACGTGAACGCAGCGAAGTTGAGATTCTTGGTTTGTATCTTCATTGTCCAGCTCATCGCGTTGCTATTAGAAGAGAGTTGAGGAAAAGAGAGCTTGAAGATTTTGCTTTGCAGCACCATCGTTTGTTATGGGCTGCTATTACAGAGCTGGAGGAAACAAATCTTGGCTTTGATCACCTTGAAGAAATTATTCGTGGTAATGCATCGGGAGAAGAGCTTGGGAAGCTTGATTTGCCAAGCTTGCTTTCTGATCAATTATTGCTAGAGAACAGCTCCCTTTTAACTCGTTTAACACCTTTGCTTAAGCCTAGTGAAGTTCAAAAGGCATTCTTTGCAAAACCTTTGCACCAATTAAGAGGTTCTGCTGCAGTCTTAGAGCGTCAGAAGAGTCTCAAGCGATGCCGGCATCTTCTTGAGGCTTGGTCTGGACAACGATTAGCAACACTTGAAAGATGCATAGCAAATTTAATAGAACAAGAGCGTCTTCATCCTTCTGAATCTGTTGATATGGAAAATTGTATAGAGAATATGTTTCAAGAGTTGAATTCAGACGCGATACATTTTCAGAACCTTTATTACAGTGAACGAAAGCATATCATTCATTTAGATCAGCAACGTTGTTCTGGGTTGGCTAATGACGAGATAGTTTCTGCATAGTTTTACTTTTTTTAGGTCATTTTTTATTCAGAATTTCTGACAATAAACTGTTAACTGTCTTATCTCAATCTTTTTATGAGTCCTAAATTAATTAACCTGCTTGCATATACATCAGTTGATGATCTTTAGACTCGATTTAGGCAGAGGAGTTAATTTGAGAAGACTAAGACTGCGAGCATTTAACTGCTAGACCTTCACCTTATCCATTTTGAATTGTTAGTTATATCTGTTTTGCTTTGCGAAATCTGTGGTGTGGTCATTATAAATTTAGAGGTTCTACTTGGCTAGACTGGAATTTCCATTCCCTCTTACAAAACTGTTTTTTGCAAGTTATTTTGACCCGACTTTGTGGCTCTTTAAGTCATCT includes:
- the dnaG gene encoding DNA primase; this encodes MPSPRLHPRTIEAVKERSDIVDVVGEHVVLKKKGREFIGICPFHDDSKPSMTVSPAKQFYYCFSCGAGGNSIKFLMEFQKLSFSEVVLELARKYQLPVETADGPSQERFRQQLSRREKLHRALSLAEVWFRSQLRTSKGAEALRYLINTRGLSESSLDVFGLGYAPEDWDGLLRHLENVERLPAELLEAAGLVVSRKGGDGFYDRFRGRIMVPIHDRQGRVIGFGGRSLDGSEPKYLNSPETELFEKGKHLFGLNRAANSIRKEDRAIVVEGYFDVISLYSAGLTNSVASLGTALSNQQITNLCRCTENKRIVLNFDSDGAGIRAANRAIGEVEQLALQGQLELRVLHLPLGKDPDEFLQVNSPGEYRALLDQAPLWLDWQIEQAFQGNDLTNADEFQKVVGALVELLGKLPQTAVRTHYLQKVAERLSGGQGRMALQLEEDLRQQVKGQRWHGRSSRFEQPGEASQRERSEVEILGLYLHCPAHRVAIRRELRKRELEDFALQHHRLLWAAITELEETNLGFDHLEEIIRGNASGEELGKLDLPSLLSDQLLLENSSLLTRLTPLLKPSEVQKAFFAKPLHQLRGSAAVLERQKSLKRCRHLLEAWSGQRLATLERCIANLIEQERLHPSESVDMENCIENMFQELNSDAIHFQNLYYSERKHIIHLDQQRCSGLANDEIVSA